CGTCTTCCCCAACGACCAGGCACTCCTACGCCTCGTCTCTGCCGTTCTCGTCGAGATCGACGAAACATGGGCCTCCGACAATAAGGGCTACATCAAGTGGGAATGCCGAGATGCGTGATCACGCACCCGTCAATTTCCAGACGTCAGGTTGCGCAATCGCGGATTTACATGCGATCTATTTGGCACTCCACGGATTGCTCCCTGACGAACCGCTTCCGCAAATCTATGTTGTTATGGGTGCCGGCAATTCCGGCGGCACGGCGGGGCCGGGCGCTCAAGTTCTGGGCTTGGAAGTGCTCTGCTCGGTAGACCCGGACGCCGCAGGTTTCGAGCGCTCGCTCCGCCGTTTTTTCGGCCATGAAACCGTCCACACCTTTCAGCACGATCCGAAAAATGCAGACCGGTCGCCGCTTCTGGCGGAAGCCCTCACTGAGGGCTCGGCCGATTTCATTGCAGCGTTGGTGACAGGCCAGACACCAGAGCCTGCTCGTGCCGCCTGGGCCCAACCTCGCGAGGCTGAACTTTGGAGGATGTTCCGTGCGGATATCTTGGTCGCCGGCCCCGATGCAGCTAAGCGCTCGCCGTCGGCCGCAAGCGCCGCTACTCACAGATGGGTAGAGAACTACGGTTCAGCGCCGCCCGGTTGGCCATATGAGGTTGGCTACTGGATCGGGATGCGCGTGTGGCAGAGCTACTATGACGCAGCTGTCGATAAACATGCTGCTATACGGGACATGCTGACGTGGGACGATCCTGAACTCGTGCTCAAGAAAAGCCGTTACGCGGGCGGCAGCCCAGCCCCTTAGGATGTTGCGCAAGGGTTCGCTTTTGCACCGACGGCCGACCGGCTCTCAGATCAAAGGCTTGGTTGATGCAAAAGCCGTTGTGCAATGTCGGCTTCCCAAGGGGCGTCCCCGAAACCTGCCTGTCTCGAATCCACCAATGTCGGTCGTAGACCGGCTCCGCGGGCGTTCCTAATCGGAGACGGTCAGCTTTTCTCTTCATTGAGGGTTCGGAGATGCTCCGCGCGCAGAAAAACGCTTGGCGGGATTGGAAACCTCAGCGAACACCCATTGCGCAAAAAGCGTGCGTAGGTCCCTGCTGCTGGCGGTCTCCATCGCGCGCTCGAGATCGATGCTGGTTACCGTGCCGCCGGCGTGCGTGCGCGTGTAGCGGCGCAGGCCTGCCCAGAAGGCCTGTTCGCCTAGAGTGCGGCGCAGCTCGTCCATGAACAGCGCGCCCTTGCTGTATTGTACGGCGCGGCGAAGGCCGAGGCTGGGATATTGCCCATCCCAGATCAGCGGCTTGTCGAACCCTTTTGCCCGAGCCTTATCTAACCGCGCCCGGGCGACATCGAGTTCGGCGTCATAGGCTGCTCGGCCGTAGCGATGCTCTTTCCAGGCGGCGGTCATGAAGGTCGTGATGCCCTCGTTGAGCCAGAAATCGCGCAGCGTCGCGCAGGTGACGAGATTGCCCCACCATTGGTGAGTGAGTTCATGTATGATCGCCCAGTCGTCCGCGGGACCGCCGGGCGTTGTGGGGAGCGCGTCCTTGCCGAGCACCGAATAGGTCGCGGCTTCCTGTGCTTCGTCGCCCTTGACGAGCAACTGGGTGTAGCGGGTGACGGGGAGCGCTACGCCCGTCTTGGCCTCAAGGAAACGGACCATCTCGCCCGTTTCGGCGAAACGCCGCTGCAGTTCGGCTGCATCAGCCACGTCGCTGAGGGCGGATAGCCGGGCCGATCCGGCGTGATCTTCTGCATGCGCGAAATGGCCCACCGCGAAGCCATAGAGATAGGACGAATAGGGGCGGGGGGCTCGCCAGTCCTGGATCTCGCTTCCATCGGGGCCTGCGCGTCGGGATATCCGTTTGCCAACCGACAGCGCATCCATCCCGGCGTTAATGCGCAACGCGAGGGCGAAGACGGCCTTGTCGCCGAACGCATTTTGGACGCAGACCATCCAGTCGCAGGCAAAATAGCTTGTGTAGAGCGCGGAGCCCGAACGGGCGAAACCGCGCGCTGGCTTGCCATGATAGCTGAGGTCCAATCGGACTTTGTGGCCAGCTCGGAGTGGCGCTGGAAGATCGAAGCTCAAACCATCGCCTTGTGCCGTCACGGTGACGGAATTGCCGTTCAGACGAGCGGCGTCGATGCTCAACGCGTTGGCAGAAAAGCGAAGCTGGCGCACACCGTCTCGGGTCGCGCGCAGCGTGATGATCTCACGCCCGGCAACAGTCGCGTTCTGGATGTCCGGCGTGAGCGCGAGGCGGTAGCGGGTTACATCAAAGCCGTCGCCGGGTGCGATCCCGGCCCATGCGGGGACTGCCGCCAGAACCGCGGCGAGTCCGGTCGCAATCAGGAATGAGCGCATGAAGGCTCCTCTCGGGTTCGGCCGATCTGCGGCCGGCCGCCGGCGCGGCGGATGCCGGCTTCTCGTCCGCCATCCGCCACTCTGTCCAGCCTGTCGGACCAGCCCGACACCGTTACCCGTTATCGATCCGCCGCCATCATGCCGATGCCGTGCAGCCATTGCTCCACGAGCTGCGGCCAGTGCCCGATCGGCAGCGTCGGCTTGCGAAGTCCGAAGGCGTGACCGCCCTGCGCGTACAGATGCATCTCAGTGGGCACGCCTGCCTTCTGCAGCGCGACGTAATAGGCGAGCGATTGCTCGACGCCATCGACATGATCGTCCTCGGCTTGCAGCAGGAAAGTCGGCGGAGTGTCGTGCGTCACATGGATGTCAGGGCGCAGCCCAAGGTCCGTCTCGTTGCGGGTGGTCCGGTCCTCATCCTCGTGAACCCACAGGTGGCCGGGATAGACGGCGATTGCGAAATCCGGGCGGCAGCTGATGCGGTCGGCGGCATCCACGGGGCGATAGGTTCGACGCGTGAAATGGGTGCTGACCGCGGCGACCAAATGCCCGCCTGCCGAGAAACCGATGACGCCGATCCGATGCGGATCGACGTGGTAGCGGGCCGCACGCTCGCGGACGAGGCCGATCGTTCGCTGGGCATCCTGCAATGCGGTCTGCACCCTCGGATAATAGCGATGCCCGTCGACCAGCGTCGGCCCCGAATTGGGCACGCGATATTTGAGCAGCACGCAGGTGGTGCCGGCCGAAGTGAGCCAGGAACAGATCTCGGTGCCTTCCAGATCCATGGCGAGCACCTGATAGCCGCCCCCGGGAAAGACGATGACTGCCGCGCCGCTATCATGCCCCCTGGGCTTATAGACCGTCATGGTCGGCCGGCTGACATGCGCGACCTTGGCCCACCATGTTTCCCCCGGCACGGGGCCGAGCGTCTCCTGTCGGGGATGCGAGAGGGCGTCAGGGGCGGCACCGGGCCAGATCGGTTCCTGCACGGCTCCATCGGACGGTTGCCAGGTTGAGGGATGAGGGACGGGGCTAGGCATGGCATGTACCGGGCCCGCCAAGCCAGCGCATGCTATGGTCGTCATGCAGATCAGCCGCATGATAATCGAGGCGATACGGCTTACCCGCGGGATCGGCGGCCGACGGGGCGGGGCCGCGCGCCCTGAGCCGACGATCTCGTCGGGCTGTGGTCGAAGATGCCGGAGAAGCGCGCCCATCATGATTTCGCCGCTTTCGACGCGTGCGCGAGAGCATGCTCGAAGGCCGCTTGAGACGTGGCAACCAACCGGCGCAGCGCGTCGGGATCCAGGAAAGCATCGGCATCGCCCGCCTCGTGGCGCACCTCTCGTTCGAGCACACCCGCCATCTCGGGATGGCTGGTCAGCAGGATGTCGGGGTGCATCCGGGCCAGTTTCGCAAAGGTCGTGCGATAATCGCGAACCACGGCAGGGTAAGCGTGATTGCCGACTAGGATATTCCCCGCGACGGTGATGCTGCCCAGGAACAGGATCTGGTGCGGCACGCCATGCTCCCGGATCGTCATGCTCCAGCTCGTGCACCCCGGCGTATGCCCGGGCGTGAGATGCGCGGTCAGCGCGACGTTGCCCCAATGGATCGTCTGTCCGTCTGCGACGACGCCAACGACCCTGACCGGGCCGAACCGTCGCACCCCATAATCGGTGTCGCCGCGCGGCGTGCCATGCTCGAGCGCCCAGCGGTCCCCGGCGCTGGCCAGCAGGCGCGCACCGCTATCCCGCTGGATCCGGGCAAACGCGCCGACATGGTCGTCATGGGCATGGTCGCTGATGAGCAGCCGGACCGAATGGAGCGGCACGCCGAGGCTTTCGATATTCCGTTCGATCAGCGGCGCATTGCTGGCGAGCGTTCCGTCCAGCAGGATCGCGCCGCTGCGTGTTCGGATGAGATAGGCGGCGAGCCCCTTGGTGCCGACATAATAGACGGGACCCGCGATATGGAAGGGCTTGACCGGGCTCCACCATTCGGGTGGATCGGTCGCACGCGCAGGCGATGGAGCAATCGCTGCCGCCGCAGCGAGAGTCGCCACTATTCCCATATGAAACTTATGGTGGATCCTCATGCCGATCGCCTCCAGAATCGCTACGCAAGGCAAGTTGACGGCCAAATCGATGCGGCGCAAAAGATCAAAATTGGGCTGAAGCATGAGAAAAACTGGGGATAGATGGCGCGTGCTCCTCTGCCTTTGAATGCGCTACGCGCCTTTGAGGCGGCGGCGCGCCATTTGTCCTTCACCCGGGCAGCGGATGAGCTGTGCGTGACGCAGGCCGCGGTCAGCCACCAGATCAAGGCGCTCGAAGTTCGGCTTGGTTTCGCGCTGTTCCGCCGGTCCAACCGCGGCCTGAAGCTGACCGACGAAGGGGTCGGGCTTGCTCCCACGCTGTTCGAGGCGTTCGGCGCCATCGATCATCTCTTTGAGCGCTTCGAATCCGGCGGGGTCCAGGAGGTGCTAACTGTTAGCGCGGTGGGGACCTTCGTGGTGGGAGCGCTGCTCGAGCGGTTGCCGGCATTCCGCCGGGCTCATCCCGGGATCGACCTGCGGTTGCTGACGAACAACAACAAGGTCGACCTGATCGGCGAAGGATTGGATTGCGCGATCCGGTTCGGCGACGGTGCGTGGCATGGGATGGAAGCGGAGATGATCTGCACCGCCCCGCTCACCCCTTTATGCGCGCCGGCACTCGCCCGCATGCTACGCGATCCGGGCGATCTGGTGCGGGCGCCGCTGCTGCGCTCCTACCGGCCGCAGGATTGGCCCGCCTGGTTTCGAGCTGCCGGGCTGGAGCAGTGGGCAGTGCGTGGTCCGCTGTTCGATTCCTCGCTCATCATGGTCCAGGCCGCGATGCTGGGGGAGGGCGTCGCGCTCGCGCCGCATGGGCTGTTCCGGCGTGAGATCCAAGGCGGCCAGATTGTCCGGCCATTCTCGATCGAGGCCGACGTCGATGGCTATTGGCTAACGCGTCTGAAGTCGCGCCCTCAGAGCAGCGCGATGCGGGTGTTCGGCCAGTGGCTTGCGGAGGAGTTCGCCGGCGGGCTGGTCGGCCAAACGGATGTCGCCCATCCCGGCTGAGCGGTGCGTGCCCCATCTGCGATAAGCACGGCTTGACATTCTTCGTGATGCACTGTGCTATATCACCAACTCAGTTGGAGATGCTGGTGCCCGGTGCGATGCTTGCCTTGGCGATGGGAGCCGCGATCGCCGAACGGCGGCTTGAAGTCGACGCGTTCCATGCGATCGAGATCAGGACACGGGCGACGGCGGAGATCCGCCAGGCACCTGTGTCCAGCGTGGTAGTTTCAGGAGACCCGCGTCTGGTGCAATGCGTCGGCGCCCGGATAATGAATGGCCGGCTCGTGATCGGCTTGCCGGGGCCAGGGTTCGGCGACCGGTCGTCGACACCAGCGGGCGGCTATATCGTCGTCACGGGACGCCGCGCATGTCCTCGCGTGGGCGATGTGCAGCGTCTGCGCATCCAGATAGCGGCCCCGCTGGTGGACGATGTCGTCATTCGGGAACACGACATCGTGAAGGTCTCGCCGATGGTCGTGCCGGCGTTCGCGGCGCGCATCACCGGGCTCGGAGAAGTCGCGATCGACGGTCTGCGCGCAAGCAGCACGAGCCTGTCCGTACCTGGCATGGGGCGGATCGTCGTCTCCGGCACGTTGGGGCAACTCAAGATCGCCATTTCCGGCGAGGGAAGCGTAGACGCCCGTGGCGCCGAGGCACGCGCGCTGGAACTGTCGATCGGCGGGCGTGGCGATGTTGTAGCGATCGTCAACGGCCCCGCCATCGGCAGCGTGGCCGGGCGCGGCACGGTCGCCATAGGGGGCCGTCCGACCTGCGCCATTCGCAAACTCGGGACGGGACGGATCACCTGCCCGGCAGCCATGTGAAAAGGAGACGGCGTATGAAGACATGCCTAGCTATGGTGGCGCTGGCTCTGGGCGTGCCGGCCTGGGCGACAGCGCCCAAGCCTGCGTTGATGATCGTCGGCATGCCGCATCTGGCCAATCCCGGACGCGATATCGCCAACACCAAGGTGGAGAATATCCTCACGCCGCAGCGCCAGCGCGAAATCGAGCAGCTTGTCGATCGGCTTGCCACCTTTCGCCCGACACATGTCGCGGTGGAATGGCCGGCTGGAGAGCAGGCGAAACTCGATCAGCGCTATGACGACTATCGCGCTGGCCGGCGTACCCTCGATAGCAACGAGACGGACCAGATCGGTCTGCGCCTCGCCGCCAAGCTGGGTTTGCCGCGAGTCGATGCGGTCGATTGGAACGACGACGCACCCGGGAAAGACGCGGATTATGACTTTCCGGCTTGGCTAAAGGCACATGGTCGGGGCGAGGAGTGGACGACCTATCAAGCAACGGCGCAACGGCAAGCCGACGCGGAAGGGGCTTTTCAACGCTGCCATCCGCTCGCGGACTGGGTGCGCAAGTTCAACGACAAGGCGGGATTGGACGAGATGGCTCGCCCCTATTTCGAGATTGCGACTTTTGGGGACGATGCGAACAATCCCGGCGCTGCCTGGGTAGGGGCATGGTATGCGCGGAACCTGCGCATCTATGACCATCTTCTGCGCATCGGCGGTGCACCGGGGCAGCGCACGGTCGCGATCTTCGGAGCAGGGCATGGGCCGATGCTGCGAAGCGATGCCGTCGAGTCCGGCCGTTTTACTCTTGCCGATGTTGTCAGCTACCTTCCGCCTCTGAGCGAAGCGGCCTGCTGAGGAAAATCCCCCGATCGCCCATGATTCAGCCCTTCAGCAACGCGCCATTCCCGGTCATAAACGTGCGTCGCGGCCGGTCCTAATTACCGCCAGTCCGCTTCGCGCGGGTTGGAGTATCGTCCGCCGCGACGGAATGGCCGCGCCTGGTGGTTTTCTTCCCGTCGGCTCTTGGCAAACAAGACGGCTATAGCTGCCAGACCGCTTTATCCGTCTACGTTGGTATTAGTCGTGGAGATGCTGACTCCAATGCTAGGAGCACTCGCACAGCCGCCTGTCCGTCGCGTGCACTAATCCCCTTCAAGAGCTCGCTGCGAAGTGCGTCGAGCGCCCGTTCCAATTTTATGGCAAGCTCATGGCCTGCTGCAGTCAGATGCAGCGTTTTGGCGCGCGCATCATTTGCATCAGCTCGTCGAAGCAGCAAACCGTCATTCTCAAGCTGCAATACCGACCGTGCAATGGCCGCCGGATCGATCGCAGCTTCTTCGGCCACGTCCCGTTGTCGTACACCGTCGCCCAACCGTGCAATCACAAGCAGCGGGGCGGCGGCAGAGAGCGATAGGCCCAATCGCGAGAGCGCCACGCCCGCCGCTTGCTGCCATGCCCGGCCCGCCGGCAGCACCATCCACGTGAGGGCCAGCGCCCAATTATCTGTGCCTTTGATCGACATGCTATTGTTGACTCGTCATCTAATACCTACCTGCGGCCGTGCTTGGAACGGGCGAATTGCCACGACCCGATCCCCGGAAGAAGGAGAATGATACGGTGAGCAGACTCGACGGCAAGGTGGCCATCATTACCGGTGCGGCGCAAGGAATGGGCGCATCGCATGCGAGACGCTTCGTTGCGGAAGGCGCGAAGGTCGTGCTGACAGATATCAATGCCGACGGCGGTAACGCGCTCGCTAAGGAACTGGGCGAAAGCGCGCTGTTCATTCGTCACGATGTCACTAGTTTCGATGGCTGGACCGATGTCGTCGCGCAGGCGGAAGCAAAGTTCGGGCCGGTCACGATCTTGGTCAACAACGCCGGTGTGCTGGGGCCGATCGCCAAGACCGCCGATATCTCCGAAGCCGATTACTTGAAGGTCTGCGCGATCAACCAGACCGCAGTGTTCCTGGGCATGAAGGCGGTGATCCCCTCGATGCTGAAGGCGAAGATCGGCTCGATTGTTAACATTTCGTCCATTGCCGGCATGGCCGCGAATTACGGTTTCCCCAGCGTGGCCTATGTTGGCAGCAAGTTCGCGGTGCGCGGTATGAGCAAGGCCACGGCCATCGAATACGGCCCCAACAATATTCGCACCAACTCCGTCCACCCCGGCTTCATCAACACCCCGATGATGGTCGAAGGCACGGATGAGAACGGCGGCGAGGCCCTCAAGCAGATTCCCCTCGGCCGCCTTGCAGAGGCTAGCGAGGTCACGAACCTCGTGTTGTTCTTGGCATCAGACGAGGCCTCCTACATTACCGGCACCGAGCATCTGGTCGATGCTGGGATGCTCGCACAATAAGCTGCAAAAGCTGTCCGCCGCGAAACACCAGCCTGGCCGGGCTTCGCGGCGGAATGTTCCATCAATACCGCCGACCCCAGCTACATGGCGGAGCGGCACGTTCAGACGCGAACGTCGTAATCTGGGGTCTGGTGGACAACGGTTTGGCAGGTTCCGGCAGGCAGACGGCGATAGATGCCGTCCCGAAAGGATGGTTGATCGGGAAAGGCGACGGAAGGTGGTCCTACCTTGTCGTAAGCGGTTTCGCCTTGGCTAGGTTCGCGACCAGCTCGGCGCGGGTCTGATGTTCGTGAGCATGCCATGCCGGTTGACCGGGGCCGCTACGCCAGGACGCGCTTAGCGGGCTGTTGTCGGCCGTATCGAAGCCGAACTGGTCATATAGCCGCGTCACCAGCTCGACCGCCTCGGGATAGTCGCTCGACACCGATAATGCGTGCCTGTCCGGCGTACCGGACGGCTTCGCAGAGAGGAACAGGCGCGGCGCCTGTATATGCGTGAACGCCTTTGCGACCTTCGAAGTGGGGAGCTGTTCCTGCCGCAGCTCGTGCTCGGTCTTTTCACCGGCATCGATCACGGCGTAACGTCCGTCGCGCCAAGGCATGTAGTTGTTGGTGTCGAGCACGATCTTCCCCGCCAGTTGCTCGACGGGCATGTCGCTGACGAGCTTTAGGGGGACCGCCACCACGACGAAATCCCCCGCCTCGGCTGCTTCGGCAGGGCGCGCGGCGCGGGCCAATGGCCCGAGTTCCGCGACCAGCCCGGCCAAGGTCTCCGGGCCGCGCGAGTTGGCGATGACCACCCGGTAGCCGTTCGCGACGGCGGCGCGCGCGCGATCTGACCGCCGACCTCGCCCGCGCCGATGATGCCGATGGTGGTCATTGCCGTCCGCTCCACAAAGTCAGGCGCCGAACGCGCCATCGATGGTGTGCATCGCGCCGGTGACGAAGCCCGCCTCGGGGCCGGCGAGCCACGCCACCATGCCGGCGACCTCCTCGGGCCGGCCATGACGCTTGATCGCCATGAAGCCGTGCAGCAAATCCTTCATCGGGCCGTTGGCAGGGTTCGCGTCGGTGTCGATGGGTCCAGGCTGGACGACGTTGACCGTAATCCCGCGCTGACCGAAGTCGCGGGCGAGGCCGCGCGCGAGGCCCTGAAGCGCCGACTTGCTGAGCGCGTAGGACGCCATGCCTGGCACGGGCATCCGATCGCCGTTGACCGAGCCGATGACAATAATGCGGCCGCCCTCGGGCATTTGGCGGGCTGCCTCGACGGCAGCATGATAGGGCGCGTGGACGTTGATCCGAAACAGCCGGTCAACCGCGTCTGGGTCCTGCTCCAGCGCGTCGCCGAACAGCGCGACGCCGGCGTTGACCACCAGCACGTCGAGCGGGCCACTATCCCTCACGCGGGCGATTACCGCGTCGCGGTCCGCGCTGTCCGTCTCGACGGCGCTGCTGCCCATCTCGGCTGCCAGCGCCTCGGCCGCGTCGCGCGAGCCGGAATAGGTGAAGGTTACGGTTGCACCATCCGCCGCGAAGCGACGCACGATTGCCGCCCCGATCCCCCGGCTACCGCCAAGTACCAGAACGGACTTGCCATCGAACGCACCCATCGGACACTCCTTGATCCATAACTTACGACGCGCTACATAAATAGGAAGAGCGGCTCGTCAAGGTATTTGTAGTGGAATATACAGAAAAGCGCCGGGCGCGCGGCCGTCCCCGCCAATTCGACCCGGACGCGGCTGTCGCAACCGCCCAGCGCCTGTTCCACGCCCACGGCTACGATGCCGTCAGCGTTGCCGAATTGACCCAGGCAATCGGGATCAACCCGCCGAGCTTCTACACCGCATTCGGCAGCAAAGCCGGCCTCTACAGTCGCATCCTCGATCGCTATGCCGGCGAGGGCGCGATCCCGTTGCACGGTCTGCTCGACCCCGATCGCCCAGTTGCCGACTGTCTCGCGGCGGTGCTGGAGGAGGCGGCCCGGCGCTATGCGGCCGATCCGGGAGCGGCGGGCTGCCTCGTGATCGAGGGCGCGCGCTGCACCGATGCTGAAGCAAAGGACGCTGCCGGCGTCTTCCTTGCGGCTGCGGAAGGAGCGATCCGGGCCTTCGTCGCCGCTCGTCATCCCGACCAGGCCGAACGTCTGACCGACTACATGAGCACGGTCATGGCCGGCCTATCCGCCAGCGCCCGTAACGGACACGATCTTGATCGCCTGCTTGGAACGGCCCGGCTCGCCGGGTTCGCTCTTGCACCGGTGATTGCGCCTGATCGAGCAAGCTCGGGCACCCTCCCGTAAACGAACCTACAACGGGACAGCCGGACAAGACAGGGATCGCGCGGCGTGTCGCGATCTGCTGAAGGGCCGCAATTGGGCGCTTCCTTCCGCTCCGGCCTTCTCGCCAACGATGCTTGGGTGACAACGCGAACGGCTTCTCAAAACTCGTCACTGCACGGGAAACGGGAAGCGATCGGCGCCGATCGCGAACGACCGCAGTTGGTGGCGAGCGGTCAGGCGGCTATTGATCTCCGCGAGGGAATAGCGGACGTTCAGATGATGCTCCTCGCTGTCGCGACCACCGCCAGGACATTCTTGCTGCCTCATTGGTCGCGCTGGCATCATTTATGGGGGCCACCCCCACCAGCCATGCCGTCCCAATGGACCTGTGTTCGATCGAGCATGTTTCTTGTGAGGGCGCTTCATCGATGCGGGATCGAGGCAAGGCTACAAAGCGGTCAGCCTCCGAAGAAAGCACCGGGCATTGCGGGCGAGGATTGCGGGCTGTTCACCGCCGAGGGATGGGTGGGTCATGCTTGGGTCGAGGCGAATGGGTTCGTGGTCGACATAACCGCTGACCAGTTCGGACATGCGCCTGTAGTGGTGCTACCTGCCGCCGACACCACATACCGGCCAGCCCGAGATGAAGCGTACACGCTCACTGCAACCAAGAACGGCATGGCGGCGATTGACGAAATTTGGCCGTCGTGGTGCAGCTACGTCGATCAACGATGTCCGCTTATGGGCGGCGAGCCAGGGCTGCCCTAGGGCCGACCTTGGGCGGCAACGGTCGGGCCGCTCTCTCGCCCAGGAGCAGTCGGTCGGCTATCAGGCCAAATCTCGCGTATCAGGCGGGCGGCAACGGGGAAGAATGGTGGTTTTGAGACCGACAGCTTCTGGCGAGCATTCGTTGATTTCAGCCGTTCGTCACCCGATCTTACGCATACTGTTGATTGAACACGATTTTTTGAAATGATCGCCCCAAGAAAAATATCCGGCACCTCCATTCTTAAAAAGGCCGAACCAACTCTCGTATGGCCACCGGACGACATATTCTGACAACTGAGGATCCATATCCGAACCAAGCTGATCCTTGCTCGGCATCCCCTTGCGACTGAGAATGGCATGAG
This genomic window from Sphingomonas abietis contains:
- a CDS encoding M1 family aminopeptidase, whose protein sequence is MRSFLIATGLAAVLAAVPAWAGIAPGDGFDVTRYRLALTPDIQNATVAGREIITLRATRDGVRQLRFSANALSIDAARLNGNSVTVTAQGDGLSFDLPAPLRAGHKVRLDLSYHGKPARGFARSGSALYTSYFACDWMVCVQNAFGDKAVFALALRINAGMDALSVGKRISRRAGPDGSEIQDWRAPRPYSSYLYGFAVGHFAHAEDHAGSARLSALSDVADAAELQRRFAETGEMVRFLEAKTGVALPVTRYTQLLVKGDEAQEAATYSVLGKDALPTTPGGPADDWAIIHELTHQWWGNLVTCATLRDFWLNEGITTFMTAAWKEHRYGRAAYDAELDVARARLDKARAKGFDKPLIWDGQYPSLGLRRAVQYSKGALFMDELRRTLGEQAFWAGLRRYTRTHAGGTVTSIDLERAMETASSRDLRTLFAQWVFAEVSNPAKRFSARGASPNPQ
- a CDS encoding alpha/beta hydrolase, which produces MQEPIWPGAAPDALSHPRQETLGPVPGETWWAKVAHVSRPTMTVYKPRGHDSGAAVIVFPGGGYQVLAMDLEGTEICSWLTSAGTTCVLLKYRVPNSGPTLVDGHRYYPRVQTALQDAQRTIGLVRERAARYHVDPHRIGVIGFSAGGHLVAAVSTHFTRRTYRPVDAADRISCRPDFAIAVYPGHLWVHEDEDRTTRNETDLGLRPDIHVTHDTPPTFLLQAEDDHVDGVEQSLAYYVALQKAGVPTEMHLYAQGGHAFGLRKPTLPIGHWPQLVEQWLHGIGMMAADR
- the bla gene encoding subclass B3 metallo-beta-lactamase, encoding MRIHHKFHMGIVATLAAAAAIAPSPARATDPPEWWSPVKPFHIAGPVYYVGTKGLAAYLIRTRSGAILLDGTLASNAPLIERNIESLGVPLHSVRLLISDHAHDDHVGAFARIQRDSGARLLASAGDRWALEHGTPRGDTDYGVRRFGPVRVVGVVADGQTIHWGNVALTAHLTPGHTPGCTSWSMTIREHGVPHQILFLGSITVAGNILVGNHAYPAVVRDYRTTFAKLARMHPDILLTSHPEMAGVLEREVRHEAGDADAFLDPDALRRLVATSQAAFEHALAHASKAAKS
- a CDS encoding LysR family transcriptional regulator, which translates into the protein MARAPLPLNALRAFEAAARHLSFTRAADELCVTQAAVSHQIKALEVRLGFALFRRSNRGLKLTDEGVGLAPTLFEAFGAIDHLFERFESGGVQEVLTVSAVGTFVVGALLERLPAFRRAHPGIDLRLLTNNNKVDLIGEGLDCAIRFGDGAWHGMEAEMICTAPLTPLCAPALARMLRDPGDLVRAPLLRSYRPQDWPAWFRAAGLEQWAVRGPLFDSSLIMVQAAMLGEGVALAPHGLFRREIQGGQIVRPFSIEADVDGYWLTRLKSRPQSSAMRVFGQWLAEEFAGGLVGQTDVAHPG
- a CDS encoding GIN domain-containing protein, translating into MTFFVMHCAISPTQLEMLVPGAMLALAMGAAIAERRLEVDAFHAIEIRTRATAEIRQAPVSSVVVSGDPRLVQCVGARIMNGRLVIGLPGPGFGDRSSTPAGGYIVVTGRRACPRVGDVQRLRIQIAAPLVDDVVIREHDIVKVSPMVVPAFAARITGLGEVAIDGLRASSTSLSVPGMGRIVVSGTLGQLKIAISGEGSVDARGAEARALELSIGGRGDVVAIVNGPAIGSVAGRGTVAIGGRPTCAIRKLGTGRITCPAAM
- a CDS encoding DUF5694 domain-containing protein, whose product is MVALALGVPAWATAPKPALMIVGMPHLANPGRDIANTKVENILTPQRQREIEQLVDRLATFRPTHVAVEWPAGEQAKLDQRYDDYRAGRRTLDSNETDQIGLRLAAKLGLPRVDAVDWNDDAPGKDADYDFPAWLKAHGRGEEWTTYQATAQRQADAEGAFQRCHPLADWVRKFNDKAGLDEMARPYFEIATFGDDANNPGAAWVGAWYARNLRIYDHLLRIGGAPGQRTVAIFGAGHGPMLRSDAVESGRFTLADVVSYLPPLSEAAC
- a CDS encoding MarR family winged helix-turn-helix transcriptional regulator, whose amino-acid sequence is MSIKGTDNWALALTWMVLPAGRAWQQAAGVALSRLGLSLSAAAPLLVIARLGDGVRQRDVAEEAAIDPAAIARSVLQLENDGLLLRRADANDARAKTLHLTAAGHELAIKLERALDALRSELLKGISARDGQAAVRVLLALESASPRLIPT
- a CDS encoding SDR family NAD(P)-dependent oxidoreductase gives rise to the protein MSRLDGKVAIITGAAQGMGASHARRFVAEGAKVVLTDINADGGNALAKELGESALFIRHDVTSFDGWTDVVAQAEAKFGPVTILVNNAGVLGPIAKTADISEADYLKVCAINQTAVFLGMKAVIPSMLKAKIGSIVNISSIAGMAANYGFPSVAYVGSKFAVRGMSKATAIEYGPNNIRTNSVHPGFINTPMMVEGTDENGGEALKQIPLGRLAEASEVTNLVLFLASDEASYITGTEHLVDAGMLAQ
- a CDS encoding NADPH-dependent F420 reductase, whose translation is MVIANSRGPETLAGLVAELGPLARAARPAEAAEAGDFVVVAVPLKLVSDMPVEQLAGKIVLDTNNYMPWRDGRYAVIDAGEKTEHELRQEQLPTSKVAKAFTHIQAPRLFLSAKPSGTPDRHALSVSSDYPEAVELVTRLYDQFGFDTADNSPLSASWRSGPGQPAWHAHEHQTRAELVANLAKAKPLTTR
- the bdcA gene encoding SDR family oxidoreductase, which translates into the protein MGAFDGKSVLVLGGSRGIGAAIVRRFAADGATVTFTYSGSRDAAEALAAEMGSSAVETDSADRDAVIARVRDSGPLDVLVVNAGVALFGDALEQDPDAVDRLFRINVHAPYHAAVEAARQMPEGGRIIVIGSVNGDRMPVPGMASYALSKSALQGLARGLARDFGQRGITVNVVQPGPIDTDANPANGPMKDLLHGFMAIKRHGRPEEVAGMVAWLAGPEAGFVTGAMHTIDGAFGA
- a CDS encoding TetR/AcrR family transcriptional regulator — encoded protein: MTQAIGINPPSFYTAFGSKAGLYSRILDRYAGEGAIPLHGLLDPDRPVADCLAAVLEEAARRYAADPGAAGCLVIEGARCTDAEAKDAAGVFLAAAEGAIRAFVAARHPDQAERLTDYMSTVMAGLSASARNGHDLDRLLGTARLAGFALAPVIAPDRASSGTLP